Proteins from a single region of Amycolatopsis sp. CA-230715:
- a CDS encoding RICIN domain-containing protein — protein sequence MPRSSKTLVTVAMTAAALLAPATTASAEPAYSISVGSTAPYAHPTDTPAGTFVDKDGTFYFQQSAALYGADQPREWEFYTGDDFDSAKRSGELSDAVNPAEPRDRNNDTTWRCNTSPTGKEATPPPAGSGYSQRNFCDLVGTWVDPDTGDWYGLVHNEFTPEPFGKPSFSHYDSIDYAVSTDQGHTWAIKGHAITSPYSTKRGDTKAFPNQTFDYGDGDPRLFADPASGYFYLYYGSRIVPKEGTGGSAGGLAHVARAPMSGKLAGGTWSKWYDGAWSQPGLGGKESNMVPATAANPRGYTKPADDYDPANTGSVDQQVAAGELPAKSDLFVINIAYDAHLGLYIGEPEVVSGTQPQKFYVTDDLSTQKWRLIGDSGAYKSGSWYRWFLDGANKTSSTIVGKTFRSYCSIACATSDGEYADITVTSRTPAPAPVDPARTYRIGTGAGRVLAQVPGTGETTSTVNGALDGWKFTANGDGSFRITNDRTGQALGVPVSTANRAWGTRPVVSTPDASAGQQWFVVPAKGTHGGFRLINRYSGLALGLSATTGRLAETTPIRSWTDSSGSAVGGSRTAAEQTVTFAPVRR from the coding sequence GTGCCACGCTCGAGCAAGACCCTCGTCACCGTCGCGATGACCGCGGCCGCACTGCTGGCACCGGCCACCACCGCGTCCGCCGAGCCCGCCTATTCGATCTCGGTCGGGTCGACGGCGCCCTACGCGCATCCCACCGACACCCCGGCGGGGACGTTCGTCGACAAGGACGGGACCTTCTACTTCCAGCAGTCCGCCGCGCTCTACGGCGCCGACCAGCCGCGGGAATGGGAGTTCTACACCGGAGACGATTTCGACTCGGCGAAGCGCTCCGGCGAACTGAGCGACGCGGTGAACCCGGCGGAACCGCGTGACCGCAACAACGACACCACCTGGCGGTGCAACACCAGCCCTACCGGCAAGGAGGCCACCCCGCCCCCGGCGGGCTCCGGCTACTCGCAGCGGAACTTCTGCGATCTCGTCGGCACCTGGGTCGATCCGGACACCGGGGACTGGTACGGCTTGGTGCACAACGAATTCACGCCGGAACCGTTCGGCAAGCCGTCGTTCTCCCACTACGACTCGATCGACTACGCCGTCTCCACCGACCAGGGGCACACCTGGGCGATCAAGGGGCACGCGATCACCTCGCCGTACAGCACGAAACGGGGCGACACCAAGGCGTTCCCGAACCAGACCTTCGACTACGGCGACGGCGATCCGCGCCTGTTCGCCGATCCCGCCTCCGGCTACTTCTACCTCTACTACGGCTCGCGGATCGTCCCGAAGGAAGGCACCGGCGGCAGCGCGGGCGGTCTCGCGCACGTGGCGCGCGCGCCGATGTCGGGCAAGCTCGCCGGCGGCACCTGGTCGAAGTGGTACGACGGCGCGTGGTCCCAGCCCGGCCTCGGCGGCAAGGAAAGCAACATGGTCCCGGCCACCGCCGCCAATCCCCGCGGCTACACGAAACCGGCCGACGACTACGACCCCGCCAACACCGGCTCCGTCGACCAGCAGGTGGCGGCGGGCGAACTGCCGGCGAAATCGGATCTGTTCGTGATAAACATCGCCTACGACGCCCACCTCGGGCTCTACATCGGCGAACCCGAGGTCGTTTCCGGGACGCAGCCCCAGAAGTTCTACGTCACCGACGACCTCTCCACGCAGAAGTGGCGCCTGATCGGCGACTCGGGCGCCTACAAGTCCGGTTCCTGGTACCGCTGGTTCCTCGACGGCGCCAACAAAACCAGTTCCACCATCGTCGGCAAGACGTTCCGCTCCTACTGCTCCATCGCGTGCGCCACATCCGACGGCGAGTACGCCGACATCACCGTCACCTCCCGCACCCCGGCCCCGGCACCGGTCGACCCGGCACGGACCTACCGGATCGGCACCGGAGCGGGACGCGTACTGGCCCAGGTCCCCGGCACCGGCGAAACGACCTCGACGGTGAACGGCGCGCTCGACGGCTGGAAGTTCACCGCGAACGGCGACGGCTCGTTCCGGATCACCAACGACCGCACCGGGCAAGCCCTCGGCGTGCCGGTGTCCACCGCGAACCGCGCGTGGGGCACCCGTCCCGTGGTGTCCACACCGGACGCGAGCGCGGGCCAGCAGTGGTTCGTGGTCCCCGCCAAGGGAACCCACGGCGGGTTCCGGCTGATCAACCGCTACAGCGGCCTCGCACTGGGCCTGTCCGCCACGACCGGCCGCCTCGCCGAAACCACCCCGATCCGGAGTTGGACCGACAGTTCCGGCAGTGCCGTAGGCGGCTCCCGCACCGCGGCCGAGCAGACCGTCACCTTCGCGCCGGTCCGGCGGTAG
- a CDS encoding phosphocholine-specific phospholipase C, with protein sequence MKRRDLLKGAAALSGVALLPVSVRDALALAMPEGGLDGIEHVVIFMQENRAFDHYFGTYRGTRGFSDPAAITLPGGDSVFRQPNGSSYVLPYRVDDQFMTGTPHDRETGHAAWHNGRYDDWVKQKSTRTMTYLDRDSLPFYHALADAFTLCDAYHCSELGPTNPNRFYLFTGMLGDEPLTGKRAVGNDSWQNPKHPGYSWKTYAERLEAAGKSWQVYQEWDNYGDNSLDYFTSIMAVGRKALAKTAAGYTKLEYFYYDVLAADAEKRKTLLAQLDQGVKTLTEAERRIYDRALARVAPGQLAPSFRADVAAGRLPAVSWIVAPEKQCEHPQWGPNTGADLVKDILDALASDVSVWNKSLFLLTYDENDGFFDHVPPPVPPVTSDDGKSTVDFAVEMADGIPIGLGNRVPMIVVSPWSRGGKVCSQVFDHTSVLQLLETWTGVAEPNISPWRRTVCGDLTSALDFGSTGSYPDLPEPVPTSGPDSTDPKPPSDQRMPVQEPGVRTARPVPYDLAVSARVTPEQLLLDFANRGSAGAHFYVYAKAFRSDGPWRYTVEKGKSLSDYWKAGSPDGAYDLNVLGPNGFVRRFTGNRITATSGGNANPEVTLTYAPETGAVSLAMRNDGGKACAITVTTNNSAGGPWRYELAPGKSTSDSFDTGGALGGWYDLTATADTADGFTRRFAGHLETGTESITDPAIGSRDLSSTVVRSAAGAAREVRLDLGSARTVTGVRSRGSAGGSYELSFSLDGATWSTPRASAARAGMIPCAPTKARYVRLRSVSEMDVPEVTPVGW encoded by the coding sequence ATGAAGCGACGTGACCTCTTGAAGGGCGCCGCGGCGCTGTCCGGGGTCGCGCTCCTCCCGGTGAGCGTGCGCGACGCGCTGGCCTTGGCCATGCCGGAGGGCGGTCTCGACGGCATCGAGCACGTGGTGATCTTCATGCAGGAGAACCGCGCCTTCGACCACTACTTCGGCACCTACCGCGGGACCCGCGGGTTCAGCGATCCGGCGGCGATCACCCTGCCCGGTGGCGACTCGGTGTTCCGCCAGCCGAACGGATCGTCCTACGTCCTGCCGTACCGCGTCGACGACCAGTTCATGACGGGGACGCCGCACGACCGCGAAACCGGGCACGCGGCGTGGCACAACGGCCGGTACGACGACTGGGTCAAGCAGAAGTCCACCAGGACCATGACCTATCTCGACCGCGACTCGCTGCCCTTCTACCACGCACTGGCCGACGCGTTCACCCTCTGCGACGCCTACCACTGCTCCGAGCTCGGGCCGACCAACCCGAACCGGTTCTACCTGTTCACCGGCATGCTCGGCGACGAACCGCTGACCGGCAAACGCGCGGTGGGCAACGATTCCTGGCAGAACCCGAAGCACCCCGGCTACTCGTGGAAGACCTACGCCGAACGGCTGGAGGCGGCGGGGAAGTCTTGGCAGGTGTACCAGGAATGGGACAACTACGGCGACAACTCGCTCGACTACTTCACCTCGATCATGGCCGTCGGCAGGAAGGCGCTCGCGAAGACCGCCGCCGGGTACACCAAGCTCGAATACTTCTACTACGACGTGCTGGCGGCGGACGCCGAGAAGCGGAAGACTCTGCTCGCGCAGCTCGACCAGGGCGTGAAGACGCTGACCGAGGCCGAACGCCGGATCTACGACCGGGCGCTGGCCAGGGTGGCGCCAGGGCAACTCGCCCCGTCGTTCCGCGCCGACGTCGCGGCCGGACGGCTGCCCGCCGTTTCCTGGATCGTGGCGCCGGAGAAGCAGTGCGAGCACCCGCAATGGGGCCCGAACACGGGCGCGGACCTGGTCAAGGACATCCTCGACGCGCTGGCCTCCGACGTGTCGGTGTGGAACAAGTCCCTGTTCCTGCTGACCTACGACGAGAACGACGGCTTCTTCGACCACGTCCCGCCGCCGGTCCCGCCGGTCACGAGCGACGACGGTAAGTCCACTGTGGACTTCGCGGTGGAGATGGCCGACGGCATCCCGATCGGGCTCGGCAACCGGGTGCCGATGATCGTCGTGTCGCCGTGGAGCCGGGGCGGCAAGGTCTGTTCGCAGGTCTTCGACCACACCTCGGTGCTCCAGCTGCTGGAGACCTGGACGGGCGTGGCGGAACCGAACATCTCACCGTGGCGCCGCACCGTCTGCGGGGACCTCACGAGCGCGCTCGACTTCGGTTCCACCGGCAGCTATCCGGATCTCCCGGAGCCGGTGCCGACCTCCGGGCCGGACAGCACCGATCCCAAACCGCCGTCGGACCAGCGGATGCCGGTGCAGGAACCCGGTGTCCGCACGGCCCGCCCGGTGCCCTACGACCTCGCGGTTTCGGCGAGGGTCACGCCGGAGCAGTTGTTGCTCGACTTCGCGAACCGGGGTTCCGCCGGTGCGCACTTCTACGTCTACGCGAAGGCCTTCCGATCCGACGGGCCGTGGCGGTACACGGTCGAGAAGGGGAAGTCCCTTTCGGACTACTGGAAGGCGGGCAGTCCCGACGGCGCCTACGACCTGAACGTGCTGGGGCCGAACGGGTTCGTCCGCCGCTTCACCGGGAACCGGATCACCGCCACCAGCGGTGGCAACGCGAATCCCGAAGTGACGCTGACCTATGCCCCGGAAACCGGGGCCGTTTCGCTCGCCATGCGGAACGACGGCGGCAAGGCGTGCGCGATCACGGTCACCACCAACAACTCCGCTGGCGGGCCGTGGCGGTACGAGCTCGCCCCCGGTAAGTCCACATCGGACTCTTTCGACACCGGGGGCGCGCTCGGGGGCTGGTACGACCTCACCGCGACCGCGGACACCGCCGACGGGTTCACCCGCCGGTTCGCCGGGCACCTGGAGACCGGCACCGAAAGCATCACGGACCCGGCCATCGGCTCCCGCGACCTGTCGAGCACGGTGGTCCGCTCCGCCGCCGGGGCCGCCCGCGAAGTCCGGTTGGACCTCGGATCCGCCCGCACCGTGACGGGAGTGCGGTCACGGGGAAGCGCCGGTGGAAGCTACGAGCTGTCGTTCTCCCTCGACGGCGCCACCTGGTCGACCCCGCGGGCGAGCGCCGCGCGGGCGGGGATGATCCCGTGCGCGCCGACGAAGGCCCGCTACGTCCGGTTGCGCTCGGTGTCCGAAATGGACGTACCGGAGGTGACTCCCGTCGGCTGGTGA
- a CDS encoding FAD-dependent oxidoreductase, translated as MSAARTALVIGGGIAGPVTATALRRAGVDATVYEAYPEPSDGIGGSLALAPNGVAALGAIGAADAVRAIALPITHTAMSIGGKRIDLPALTRIEPQQVVQRGELHPVLREVAEESGVRFEYGKRLVGVDESRNGVTARFADGSSATADILVGADGVRSTVRKLIDPDAPDADFTGMLGFQGYVEPDVEPDAELAALEPGMMTFAFGERAYYLYWKLADGRITWGVNLPSKKYLSTKEAREIPAEEWLWQLRETYADDVPGGSLAARTTAENLDIVGALHIMPPVPHWYRGRMVLVGDSVHAPSNSTGQGASMAIESAVQLARCLRDLPEPSAAFAAYEGLRRDRVERITRRGARTNRAKTPGPIGRRVTKIVMPLAFKVIGGEKTLGPDLRYTIDWDAPVR; from the coding sequence ATGTCCGCAGCAAGAACCGCGCTGGTCATCGGCGGCGGGATCGCGGGGCCCGTCACCGCGACAGCGTTGCGCCGCGCCGGTGTCGACGCGACCGTCTACGAGGCGTACCCGGAACCGTCCGACGGGATCGGCGGCAGTCTCGCGCTGGCACCCAACGGTGTCGCCGCGCTCGGCGCCATCGGCGCGGCCGACGCCGTGCGCGCCATCGCGCTGCCGATCACCCACACCGCCATGTCGATCGGCGGCAAGCGCATCGACCTGCCCGCCCTGACCCGGATCGAACCCCAGCAAGTCGTCCAGCGCGGCGAACTGCACCCCGTGCTACGCGAAGTGGCCGAGGAATCCGGGGTCCGGTTCGAGTACGGCAAGCGCCTGGTCGGTGTCGACGAAAGCCGAAACGGCGTGACCGCGCGGTTCGCCGACGGGAGCAGCGCGACCGCGGACATCCTCGTCGGTGCCGACGGCGTGCGCTCGACGGTGCGGAAGCTCATCGATCCGGACGCACCGGACGCCGACTTCACCGGGATGCTCGGCTTCCAGGGCTACGTCGAACCGGACGTCGAACCGGACGCGGAACTGGCCGCGCTGGAGCCCGGCATGATGACCTTCGCCTTCGGGGAACGGGCCTACTACCTGTACTGGAAGCTGGCCGACGGCAGGATCACCTGGGGTGTCAACCTACCATCGAAGAAGTACCTGTCCACAAAGGAGGCACGCGAGATCCCGGCCGAAGAATGGCTGTGGCAGTTGCGCGAGACCTACGCGGACGATGTGCCCGGCGGCTCCCTCGCCGCCCGCACCACCGCGGAGAACCTGGACATCGTGGGCGCGCTCCACATCATGCCGCCGGTCCCCCACTGGTACCGCGGTCGCATGGTGCTCGTCGGCGACTCCGTGCACGCGCCGTCCAACAGCACCGGGCAGGGCGCGTCGATGGCGATCGAAAGCGCGGTCCAGCTCGCCAGGTGCCTTCGCGACCTGCCGGAGCCGTCGGCGGCGTTCGCGGCCTACGAAGGGCTCCGCCGGGACAGGGTCGAGCGGATCACCCGGCGCGGCGCCAGGACGAACCGCGCCAAGACGCCGGGTCCGATCGGCAGGCGCGTCACGAAAATCGTGATGCCGTTGGCGTTCAAGGTGATCGGCGGGGAGAAAACGCTCGGCCCCGACCTGCGGTACACCATCGACTGGGACGCCCCGGTCCGGTGA
- a CDS encoding PadR family transcriptional regulator: MAKQRKVANLMALAVLATVYQRPMHRYEMASLMRERGKDQDLDLKMGSLYTVVQNMAKHGFLEVVGNTRQGARPERTVYRITEAGKHELADWVRELVSTPMPEHTSFAAGLSVFAALPPGEVADLLSTRLAALKESIARKKDALAEETEQTPRLFLAEQEYGLAMAEAEARWTESLLTELTAGTHPDLASWQAWHETGEVAPEWAALAERGSTPDQ, from the coding sequence GTGGCGAAACAGCGCAAGGTGGCCAACCTGATGGCACTGGCGGTACTGGCGACCGTCTACCAGCGGCCGATGCACCGCTACGAAATGGCGTCACTCATGCGGGAGCGGGGCAAGGACCAGGACTTGGACCTCAAGATGGGGTCCCTGTACACGGTCGTGCAGAACATGGCGAAGCACGGTTTCCTCGAGGTCGTCGGCAACACGCGGCAGGGCGCGCGGCCCGAGCGCACCGTCTACCGGATCACCGAGGCGGGCAAGCACGAGCTGGCGGACTGGGTGCGGGAACTGGTGTCGACGCCGATGCCGGAGCACACCTCGTTCGCGGCGGGCCTGTCCGTGTTCGCCGCGCTGCCGCCGGGAGAAGTCGCCGACCTGCTGAGCACCAGGCTGGCGGCTTTGAAGGAGTCCATCGCGCGCAAGAAGGACGCACTGGCCGAAGAAACCGAGCAGACCCCCCGGCTGTTCCTGGCCGAACAGGAGTACGGGCTCGCGATGGCCGAGGCGGAAGCGCGCTGGACCGAGTCCCTGCTGACCGAACTCACCGCCGGGACCCACCCGGATCTCGCGTCTTGGCAGGCGTGGCACGAAACCGGTGAAGTGGCGCCGGAATGGGCCGCGCTCGCCGAACGGGGGTCGACCCCCGACCAGTAA